The DNA window CTGACGATGGACTTCGAGTTCCACGCGATCCAGTCGCGCCACAACGACGGGATGTACAACCCGTGCGTTCCCACCGTCACGACCCGGACCGGCGAGGGCTTCGCCAAGCAACAGGAGTTCGCCACCCAGCAGGAGACCTCCTTCGCCCGCGGCCGCTACGGTGACAACAACGGCACCGCCGGTGCCTGGGAGGTCGCGGTCGGCCCCGACGTCGGGAGCGCCGACACCGCGAACTACGCGTGGACGCCCGGAAACACGGTTCCGTTCAGCTACACCTACGATGGGAGCGGCAACGCCTCGTTCACGCTCAACGGCGCGACCGTCTCCAGCGCGATCCCCGCCCCCAGCGGGAAGCTGGCGATCACGACGAAGGCCGACGAGGCCACCGTCTCCGTCGCGAACCTCACGCTCGACCTGGACGGCACCACCGTGGCCCTCAGCGGCCCCGACGCCGTCTCCGCGACCAACGACGGCTCCGGCCGCGAGGTCACCTACCTCGTGTTCGACACCGATGCCGCGGACGTCGCGAACGCGTTCACCGTCAGCGGCGACGTGACCGTCGACGTACAGGGCGACTACTCCGGCTCCGACGAGGGGGTCGCGTTCGACGTCAGCGTCGAATAATCCCCGGATCGGCCGCGCGGCGTTCGTCCGGAGATCCGGGCGTTCGGCCGCGATCACGACAGCCGACGTCGGCTGTCCACCCACTTGGCGTACGACGGTTCGACTCCGTCGGTGGGAGTTTCCCTACCGGGAATGATACACAATGGACGACAAAAAGATCGGACTCTCGCGGCGCAAGATGCTCGTCGGCCTCGGGGCGATGGGCGTCGCCTCCGCGGGCGCGGGACTCGGAACGACGGCGTACTTCAGCGACGAGGAGGGCTTCACCGGCAACCAGCTCGAGGCCGGGACCCTCGACCTCAAGCTCGACTACAAATCGACGTACCTCGGCGGCCCTGGCCGTCTGGCTGACGTTCAGTCGATGGGCTACCCGGATGCCCAGGATCTCGGCGACGGGCGGTACCTGCTCGACCAGGCTCCCAGCCCCGGTGACATGCAAGAATGGGAGAATTACGTGCAGGACGACGAGATGTTCGACTTCTGTTCGCCCGAGGCGGACCAGTACCTCGTCAACGGTGACGGGATCCCGGTCTTCACCCTCGACGACGTGAAGCCCGGCGACTCCGGCGAGGTCACGATCAGCATCCACATCTGTGACAACCCCGCGTACCTCTACTTCTCGGGCGAACTCACCGAGAACGCGGAGAACGGACAGACCGAGCCCGAGATGGAGGACGAGGGCGAGGACACCGACGGGATCGGCGAGCTCGCCGACGCCATCGAGGTCTGCGTCTGGTACGACGAGGACTGTGACAACGTGTACGAGCCCACCGGCACGGGCCAGCAGAACGAACTGGAGGTCGCCCTCGTCAGCGACGTCTCCGGATCGATGAGCGGCGCCCCGCTCTCGGCGCTGAAGACGGCCGCGACGAGTTTCGTGGACAACCTCTCCTCGCCGGACGAGGCCGCCGCGATCTCGTTCAGCGGCGGCGCGTCGACGGATCAGGAACTGACGACGAACTACCAGAGCGTCCAGAACGCGATCAACAACTACACCGCGGGCGGCAGCACCTCGATCGCGGCCGGCATCAACGAGGGCGCGGACGAGCTCCTCAACGGCACCAACGCCACGCCCGGCGCGTCCAAGGTGATGATCCTGCTGAGTGACGGGAACTCCAGCGCGAGCGCCGCGACCAACGCGGCGAACGCCGCGAAGAACGCGGGCATCCGCGTCTTCACGATCGCGCTCGGCAGCGCGAACACCTCGCTGCTCGAGAGCCTCGCCTCCAGCCCGGACGACGCCTTCGTCGCGCCGGACCCGGCCGACCTCGACACCGTCTACGCCGAGATCGCGCAGATCGTCCTCGCGGGCGAACAGAAGATCATCTCCGGCACGATGACCGAGGTCTTCGAGGCGCTCTCCGAGGGCGTCGCCCTCGACGGCAACCGCCAGGAGGCGGGTAGGCAGCCGTACCCCGGCGCGACGACCCAGTGTATCGGCTTCGAGTGGACGCTCCCCGCGGAGGTCGGAAACGAGATCCAGAGCGACTCTGTCTCCTTCGACATCGGCCTCTACGCGGAGCAGTTCCGCCACAACGACAACCCGGACGTCTCGTTCAACGGGACGAACGTGACCAGCAACAGCACCGGAAACGTGTCCAATTAAACATTTGACACGACACATCGAGCGGGACGTCCGCTCTCTCCGAACGACACGCTCGTTCGGTTCCCGATCCGGCACCCTTCGGGGCGGCCGACGCGGCGGTTCGCGACCGCCGACGGGAGTTCCCCACTGGGGACGATATACAATGAACGACGATACCATCGGACTGTCGCGGCGCAAGATGCTGTTCGGACTCGGCGCGGTCGGCGTGGCCTCCGCGGGCGCGGGTCTCGGAACGACGGCGTACTTCAGCGACGAGGAGGGCTTCACCGGCAACCAGCTCGAGGCCGGGACTCTCGACCTCTTCGTCCACGTGGACTACTCGGAGGACCAGGGGAGCTACGCGCAGTACTCCACGCCGTCCGGAACCTTCATCCACGGCAACGTCGTCGGCGGCGGCGACGGCGAACCCCTCAGCA is part of the Halorubrum aethiopicum genome and encodes:
- a CDS encoding vWA domain-containing protein, producing MDDKKIGLSRRKMLVGLGAMGVASAGAGLGTTAYFSDEEGFTGNQLEAGTLDLKLDYKSTYLGGPGRLADVQSMGYPDAQDLGDGRYLLDQAPSPGDMQEWENYVQDDEMFDFCSPEADQYLVNGDGIPVFTLDDVKPGDSGEVTISIHICDNPAYLYFSGELTENAENGQTEPEMEDEGEDTDGIGELADAIEVCVWYDEDCDNVYEPTGTGQQNELEVALVSDVSGSMSGAPLSALKTAATSFVDNLSSPDEAAAISFSGGASTDQELTTNYQSVQNAINNYTAGGSTSIAAGINEGADELLNGTNATPGASKVMILLSDGNSSASAATNAANAAKNAGIRVFTIALGSANTSLLESLASSPDDAFVAPDPADLDTVYAEIAQIVLAGEQKIISGTMTEVFEALSEGVALDGNRQEAGRQPYPGATTQCIGFEWTLPAEVGNEIQSDSVSFDIGLYAEQFRHNDNPDVSFNGTNVTSNSTGNVSN